The following is a genomic window from Verrucosispora sp. WMMD573.
AGTTCTTCGCCGACCAGGTGGAGCGGGCGGCGAAGCTCGGCTTCACCGATGTGATCACGCACTGGCCGCGGGAGAGCAGCTGGTACGCCGGTGACGAGGCGGTCCTGGTGGAGGTCGCCACCCGCCTCCTGCCCGAGCTACGTCGCTGAACCTGCGCGCAGGGTGGCGCGGGCTGCGAGCCGGATGGCCGCTCAGGTGCCGAGATCGCCGGTGGCGATGCCGCCGGCTCCGGCGGACAGCAGGCGGAAGCGTACGCAGACGATCTCGCTGTCGTCGGTGACCGGGGTGCCGACGCGGGTCCAGTAGGCGGCGTGTCCGGCCCGCCACTCCTCGATCGAGCGGTCGCCCTCCCCCTCGGCGTGGGCAAAGTCCCACGGCACCTCGGCGAACCGGGTCACCTCGATGCCGGTCACCTGGACGACGGCCACCAACGCGTCGGCGTCGTCCACCAGGGCCAGCCGCTCTCCGACGTGCTCAAGCTCCTCGCCTTCCTCGGCGTACTCGCTGAGCAGGCCGGCGGTGGCGGTCTTCAGGCCAGCCAGCACGAGGGTGTTGAGGCGCGCCCGTAGGTCACCGGGGGTGCCGAGGGCTAGTGCGCGGAGTCCGCCGATCCGTGGCCACATCGTGTCGAGGCTACTGCCCGATCATCGGCATCCGGCCGAGCCTCAGTGAGTCGTCCCGGAGGGATCGTATTGGGGGTACGGTCGATGGCCGACGACAAGGAGATGTCCATGGCGGACCGACGTGCGGTGCTCATCCCGGGACGCGGGTACGACACCCGGTACCCCCTGTTCCTCTACCTGGGCGAGGCGCTGCGCCGGGTCGGGTTCGGGCTGCACGGGATCTCCTGGCAGGTGCCGGAGAACTTCGACATCGACACCATCGGCAGGTGGGTGTGTGACCAGGTCTCCCCGACCCTGAACGAGCGGACGGACCTGTTGGTCGGCAAGTCGCTCGGCACCCTCGCCGCGCCGCTCGCGGCCGGTCGGGGGCTGCCCGCGGTCTGGCTCACCCCGTTGCTGCACCGGGGCGACGTGGTCGACGCGCTGCGCCGGGCCACCGCGCCGTTCATCCTGGTCGGTGGCACCGCCGACTCGTCCTGGGACGGCGGAGTCGCCCGGCGGCTCACCCCGCACGTGCTGGAGATCCCCGCCGCCGACCACGCGCTGATGGTGCCCGGCCCGCTGGCCCGCTCCGCCGAGGCACTCGGCCAGGTCTGCACCGTGGTCGAAGACTTCGTCCGCTAAACCCCACCCCTCCGCCCACCCCTCCGCCCACCCCTCCGCCCACCCCTCCGCCCACCCCTCCGCCCACCCCCTCCGCCCGCATCGATCATGAGGTTGTTGTCGCGCCACGCCGGAGCGAGGGGCAACAACTTCATGATCAACGGGATGAGGTGGGTGTCAGGCGGGGAGGTCGGGGGTGGTGAGGAGCGCGGTGACTCTCAGCTCGGCCGCCACCGGCGGCGGGCAGGTGGCGACCACGGCGGCGGTGCCGACCGGGTCGGCTCCCCGGGCCGCGCAGATCTCGTAGATGGCGCGTACCTGGGCGGCGGTGTCCACCCAGTCGTCTACCACCAGCACCCGGTCGCCCGGACCCAGGTGTCGGTCCCGCACCGCGAGGTCCACCTGCCGACCCCGAAAGTCGGGGGGACTCTGCGCCCAGGTCAGCGAGCCGGCGGGCAACCGTCCGTCCGCCGGCTTGTGCGCCGCCACGAATCCCACGCCGAGAGCGGTGGCCGCCAGCGGCCCGAGCAGGAACCCGGTGACCGCCGGGGAGACGACCACCGTGGGCCGAGCCGCCCGGAACGGCGCGACCAGCGCAGGCCCCAACTCGGCGAGCGTCGCCGGATCCCGCCACCACCCGGAGGTGTCGCTGACCAGGTGGCTCGCGCCCGGGCCGGGGTCGACCCACCCGAACAGCTCGACGAGGCGTCTGCTCAGCTCAACGGGCATGTCTCCATCCTGCGTCACCCGACAGCCGACCATCGGCCCACCCGGCCCATCGCGACTCGGATGATCGGCTTCACGTATCACCGCAATTGCGGTCATAGCATCATGATCACGTTGACTTCGGAAGTGCTTCTCTCGTTATGGTCCGACCCGGTTTGACCCGCTGAGAAAGGACCGGGCCGGTGGCTGGTAAGCACTCCCGTACCCGCAGGTTCACCTCGCCGGCCGGTCTCACAGCCAGCGCCGTGGTGGCGGTCGCGCTCGCCGTGGGAGGCACCGTCGGTGCCGTCCGGCTGACCGCTGGCGCGGAGCCGGCTCGACCGGCCGCGATCGACCTGTCGCCCACCGTCGGAACGAGCGCCCCTGCGACCGGCTCGCCGACCGCGTCGCCGACCGTCAGCGCCAGCGCCTCCCCGAGCCCGACGGCGAGCCCGAAGCCGAGCCGCACCGTCCAGGCGCCGTCACGGAGCAAGGAGCGTACGGCCAGCCCGAAGCCGACGCCGACGGCCAAGAAGACGACTGCCCGCCCGGTGATCGACACCGGCTCCTGCGGCGCGTCCTTCTACTGGCAGGGTCAGCTGACCGCCAACGGCGAGACGTTCGACCCGGAGGGCATGACCGCCGCCCACAAGACTCTGCCCTTCGACACGAAGGTGCGGGTGACCAACCCCGCCAACGGCAAGTCGGTAATCGTCCGGATCAACGATCGCGGCCCGTTCATCGAGGGGCGTTGCCTGGATCTGGCGCGGGCCGCGTTTGCCGAGATCGCGTCACTCGACCTCGGTCACATCGACGTCCGCTACGAGGTGCTCGGCTGAGGCGGTGGAGCGTCGCGGTTGGCTCCGTCTCCGGATCCTCGCGGCCAGATCCGTCTCGTCCGAGGGGCCAGGCTCATTCTTTCGCTCACGTACATCGGGCATGCTGTCGGATGTACGCACGCAACTCCTCCAGCCGGGCCGCGGCCCGCTGAGCCCCGGATCCCGCGCCGGCCTCGGCGCGGCCCTCGTCCTGCTCGCAATCGTGTCCGCTGTCGAGTTGGCGGATGGCCGTACGGCGAACTACATCGCGCTGATGGTCGCCGCGCCGTTCCTGGCCGCCGCGCTCGCCTCCTGGCGGATCGTGCTCGGCGTCGGTGCCGCCGCCTCCGTGCTCGGGGCGACCTTCGCCCTGTCCGAGCGGACCACGTCGGTCGCCACGGCCGTCGCCGTGGCCGGCATCGCGTTGGGTACGGGCATCGCGGCGGCGGTGGCGGCGGTCCGGCAGCGGCAGGCGGAGCAGATCGCCGAGCTGTCGAAGCTGGCCATGGTGGCTCAACAGGCGGTGCTGCGCCCGCTCGGTCCTCGGGTGGGCGCTCTTTCGGTGGCCGGCCGGTACATATCGTCGACCGCCACGGCCGAGATCGGTGGCGACCTCTACGAGGCGATCGAAACTCCGTACGGCGTTCGCATGATCATCGGGGATGTGCGCGGCAAGGGCCTGGAGGCGGTCCGGCTGGCGAGCATCGTCCTCGGCTCGTACCGGCACGTGGCGTACGAGCGGGCCGATCTGCGGGCCGTGGTGACGGATCTGGACCGGGCGGTGGCGCGCAACGTCGGTGACGAGGACTTCGTCACGGCCGCGTTGGTCGAGGAGCGCGGCGGCACGCTCACCATCGTCAACTGTGGGCATCCCGCGCCGCTGCTGCTGCGTCGTGGCGCGGTGATCTCGCTTGAGCCGCCGGCGCCGGCGCCCCCGCTGGGCTTCATGCCGGTGGTCCGGCCAAGGGTGGAACGGTTGGAGCCGGGTGACCGGTTGCTGCTGTTCACCGACGGGCTGGGCGAGGCGCGGCGGGACGGCGAATTCTTCCCCACCGCGGACCGGGCCTGGCGGTTGCTCGGGCACGGTACGGTCGGCGACGGCCTCGCCTCCCTGGAGACCGCTCTGGTCGAGTGGGTGCACGGCCGGCTCGACGACGACATCGCGCTGGTCCTGATGGAGTACACGGGCTCGCCGGGCAGGGCGACGGCGGCGGTGCCGAGCTGGGAGGTCGGTGCGGCGGAAGGGTGATCACCCTGAGGCCCGCTGATGAACCCGAACGGCAGGTGTGTAATGCCTGTCACTGTCAGGATCAGCTTGTCGCTGCCTACCCGCGAGTAATAGAGTCAGGGTTACTGATCGGTAACACCTGTCCGGAAGCGGGGCCAGCGACATGACCCACTACAAGAGCAACCTTCGGGACCTCGAATTCAATTTGTTCGAGGTGTTCGGAGCGGACCGGGCGTTCGGCCAGGAGCCGTACTCCGACCTCGACGTCGACACCGCGCGGAGCTTCCTCGCCGAGGTCGACCGGCTGGCTCGGCAGGACCTGGCCGCCAGTTACCAGGACAGCGACCGCAACCCGCCGGTCTTCGACCCGGCCACCCACACCGCGCCGCTGCCGGAGTCGTTCAAGAAGTCGTACCGGGCCTTCATGGAGTCCGAGTTCTGGCGTCTGGACCTGCCCTCGGAGCTGGACGGCACCAACGCCCCCCGGGCGCTGTGGTGGGCGCTCGCCGAGCTGGTGCTCGGCTCGAACGCGCCGGTCTGGATGTACGCCTCCGGCCCGTCCTTCGCGCATGTGCTGCACGTGGAGGGCACCGAGCAGCAGAAGAGGTGGGCCAAGCTCTTCATCGACCAGCAGTGGGGCTCCACGATGGTGCTCACCGAGCCGGACGCCGGCTCGGATGTGGGTGCCGGTCGGGCGCGGGCGATCCCGCAGCCGGACGGCTCGTGGCACATCGAGGGCGTCAAGCGCTTCATCACCTCTGGTGAGCACGACCTGAGCGACAACATCGTCCACTACGTACTCGCCCGTCCAGTGGGCGTGGAGGGCGTGGGTGGCCCCGGCACCAAGGGTCTGTCGCTGTTTGTCGTCCCGAAGTACCACTTCGACGAGAACACCGGCGAGCTGGGCGAGCGCAACGGCGTCTTCGCCACAAACGTCGAGCACAAGATGGGCCTGAAGGTCTCCAACACCTGCGAGATCACCTTCGGCGAGCACGGCGTACCGGCCAAGGGCTGGTTGCTGGGCGAGAAGCACGAAGGCATCCGGCAGATGTTCATGATCATTGAATACGCCCGGATGATGGTCGGCACGAAGGCCATCGCCACCCTGTCCACCGGTTACCTCAACGCGTTGGAGTACGCCAAGAACCGGGTGCAGGGCGCGGACCTGACCCAGATGGCGGACAAGACGGCCCCGCGGGTGGCCATCACCGCGCACCCCGACGTGCGTCGCTCGTTGCTGCTACAGAAGTCGTACGCCGAGGGCCTGCGGGCGTTGGTCCTCTACACCGCCACCTGGCAGGACAAGGTCGCCATGGCGGAGGCGGCCGGTGACGAGAAGGCCATCAAGCTGGCCAAGCGGGTCAACGACCTGCTTCTTCCGCTGGTCAAGGGCGTCGGCTCGGAGCGGGCGTACGAACTGCTCGGGCACGAGTCGCTGCAGACCTTCGGTGGCTCCGGCTTCCTCCAGGACTACCCGCTGGAGCAGTACGTCCGGGACGCCAAGATCGACACGCTGTACGAGGGCACCACGGCGATCCAGAGCCTCGACCTCATCTTCCGGAAGATCGTCCGGGACAACGGCAAGGCACTGATGGCCGTGGCCGGCGAGATCCAGGAGTTCATCGCCACCGAGGCGGGCAACGGCCAGCTCAAGGAGGAGCGCCAGGCGCTCGGCAAGGCACTCGCCGAGATCCAGAACATGCTCGGCGTGATGACCGGCTGGTTGGGTGAGGCGCAGGGTGGCGACACCCGGGCGCTGTACAAGGTCGGGCTGAGCAGCCGGCGGTTCCTGCTGGCCCTCGGCGACCTGGTCGTCGGCTGGTTGCTCCAGAAGCAGGCCGACGTGGCGCTGAGGGCCCTCGCCGGTGAGCTGACGGCGACGGACCAGGCGTTCTACACCGGAAAGGTGGCCGCCGCCCGGTTCTTCGCCCGCGAGGTGCTGCCCCGCATCGGCGCCGACCGCCGCATCATCGAGACCACCGACCTAGACATCATGGACCTCCCCGAGGAGGCGTTCTAACCCCACCCCACCCACCCCACCCACCCACCCCACCCGGTCTCGTTGATCATGAGGTTAGCGGCGGTTTAAGAGATCAACACTGCCGCTAACCTCATGATCAACCCCCTTGTCTGCGCGGGGGTGGGGGTGGGGAGGGCTGGGGTGGGGTGGGGGTAACTGGGAGGTGGGTGGGTATGCGTGGCGGACGAGTCCGAGTACGCCCAGAGCAACCGCACGGGGGAGTGCCGCGCACATGGGCATAGGCAGTGGGATCTTCCTGATCGCGATCGGCGCGATCCTGACCTTCGCCATCCGGGCCAACGTCTGGTGGGTCGACCTGCGGGCGGTCGGTTGGGTCTTCATCCTGGCCGGGCTGGCCGTGCTGCTCACCACGCTCTGGTTCTGGCAGGACCGCCGCAAGCGGGCCCGTACGTTGATCGTGGAGGAGAACCGGCTCTCACATCCGACCGCGATGATGCCGCCACCGCCTGATCCACCACCACCGACCGCGCCGCCGAGCTGAGCGACCGTCTCCGCCCACACCGCACGCGAACCTAGCCGCGTGCGGTGTGCCGCGTCTCGATTGGGGCCGCGCCACGGCTCAGTTCCGCCCAGGGCAGGACCGTCCGGTGCACCACGAGACCGCCGGTACGCAACCCGTCCGGGTCCGCCCGGACCGGATCGAGCAGTTCGGACAGCAGGGACATGCCGGGGTTGTGGGCGATCAACAGGACCGTGGTCGCGGTCGGTGACACCTGCCGGATCAGGTGCAGCAGATCCTCCGGATGCGCCTCATAGGCGTCCGGCTCGTAGCGGATCACCGGAGCGGGGCCGGCGGGACCGCTCTCCGGCGGTGAGCCGGTGATCCCCAACTGGACGGCGTGCCACGTCTGTCTGGTACGCACGGCCGCCGAACAGAGCACCACGTCCGGTAGCAGCCCGTGCCGGGCCAGCCACGCCCCGGCCGCCGCGGCGTCCGCACGGCCGCGAGCGGCCAATGGGCGCTCGACGTCGGGACGGTCCGTGGTGGGCGGTTCGGCCTTGGCGTGCCGTAGCAGCACAAGTGTCCGCTCAGGGTGGGGGCTGTCCGTCATGTCTCCAGCTTGCCCGATTGGCGATCTCCGTGCCGGGGTAAGTCGGTCGATGCCGCAACCTCATCCGTGGCCGCGGCGGGGTGGAATGCCAGCTTCGATAGCCAAGGAGACGACGAGATGGGCATCGGTGGCAGTATTTTCCTGATCGCGCTGGGCGCGATCTTCGCGTTCGCCGTGGAGGCGGAACTGGGCTGGCTCGACCTGAGCGTCGTCGGCTGGGTGCTGATGCTCGCGGGCGTCGCCGGGTTGATCGTGACCCTCTACTACTGGAACTCGCGTCGCCGTACGGTCGTCGAGCCGGTGCGCGAGGAACGGGTGGTGGCCGAGCGTGCCGTGCCGGTCCGGGACGACCGGGTGGTCCAGGAGTACCGCGAGGTGCGCCGGCCCGGTCCCACGATCTGACCTCGGGGCGCAGCCCGACGGACCCAGTGGGGGTGGTGAGCGACGAGGCTCACCACCCCCACTGTCGTCAGGCGAACAGTGCGAAGTAGATGGCGATGTGGTGGCAGACCGCGGCGACCAACGTGCAGGCGTGGAAGAACTCGTGGTGGCCGAAGACGGTGGGCCACGGATTGGGGCGACGCAGCGCGTAGAAGACCGCGCCCACGGTGTAGATCGCGCCCCCCACGGCGAGCAGCACCAGCGCGGTGACGCCGCCCTGATGGAGGATGTCGGGCAGCATCGCCACGGACACCCAGCCGAGGGCGAGATACAGCGGCGCGGATATCCACCGGTTGGCGTGCGGCCAGATCAGCTTGAGCGCCACACCGCCCAGGGCGCCGCCCCAGACGATCGACAGCATCATGACGGCGGCCCGGGTCTCCAGCAGCAACAGGCAGAACGGGGTGTACGTGCCGGCGATGAACAAAAAGATCATCGAGTGGTCCATCCGGCGCATGACCGCGTAGCCGCGGGTCGACCACACCCGACGGTGGTACAACGCGCTGGTGCCGAAGAGACCGCAGACGGTGAAGCTGTAGACGGCGGAGCTGACCAAGGGGGTCCAGCCCGGACGGGCGGCGGCGATCGAACAGAGCACGATGCCGCAGACCAGGGCGACGAAGAACGCGTACGTGTGCAGCCAGCCGCGCATCCGGGGTTTCCCGATGTCGACCGGCTTGAGCCGGGGGCGTGCTGAGGTGGTCACGCCCTTAGGTTACGGCAGCGTAGGTTACTTTCGGGTAGTGCAACTGGTCACGCTGTCCGACCAGCGGCCGACGCGAAAGCAGCCAGCTTTCCGGGAGGATGGCGGGATGCGGATCAGACGGGTCGGCACGCACGCTCTCCTGCTCGACCTCGCGCCACCGGAGGCCACCGACGCCGCGGCACCGCCGAGCCGGGACACCGAGGTGGCCGCCGCCGTCGAGGTGTGGCGGGCGGAGCTGTGGCGCCGCCGAGAGCGAGGCGAACTGGTCGCCGTAGAGATCGTGCCGGCCGCCGCCACCGTGCTGCTCGACGGCGTACCCGATCCACCGGCCACCGCCGCCCTGATCGCCACCTGGACCGCCTCCGCGTCTGCCGCCCGGATACCGACGGCGGCGCTCACCGCCGCATCCGACCGACTCGTCCAGGTACCCGTCAGCTACGACGGCGAAGATCTCTCCCGGGTCGCCGATCACTGGCGCACGGACCTACCCGGTGTGGTGCGTCGCCTGCGGGAAACCGAGTTCGTGGTGGCATTCTGCGGTTTCGCCCCCGGCTTCGGGTACCTCACCGGGCTGCCCGCCGAGCTGGTGGTGCCCCGGCTGTCGACGCCCCGGCAACGGGTGCCGGCCGGCTCGGTCGCGCTTGCCGGTCCGTACGCGGGCATCTATCCCACCGCGTCCCCCGGCGGTTGGCTGCTGGTCGGACGGACCGAGGTGACCCTCTTCGACGTGACGGCGGACCCGCCGGCCCTGCTCAGCCCCGGCACCCGGGTCCGGCTGGTGGACCGGTGAGCGGCCTCCTCGAAGTGCTCCGAGCCGGTGCGTTGACCACCGTGCAGGACCTCGGTCGGCCCGGCTGGGCGCACCTCGGCGTACCCCGCTCCGGCGCCCTCGACCCGGCAGCGCTGCGCCTGGCCAACCGCCTGGTCGGCAATCCCGAGCACGCGGCCGGGCTGGAGATCACGCTGACCGGCTGCGAGCTGCGACCCACCCGGGCCACCACCGTCGCCATCG
Proteins encoded in this region:
- a CDS encoding ASCH domain-containing protein: MWPRIGGLRALALGTPGDLRARLNTLVLAGLKTATAGLLSEYAEEGEELEHVGERLALVDDADALVAVVQVTGIEVTRFAEVPWDFAHAEGEGDRSIEEWRAGHAAYWTRVGTPVTDDSEIVCVRFRLLSAGAGGIATGDLGT
- a CDS encoding alpha/beta hydrolase, translated to MADRRAVLIPGRGYDTRYPLFLYLGEALRRVGFGLHGISWQVPENFDIDTIGRWVCDQVSPTLNERTDLLVGKSLGTLAAPLAAGRGLPAVWLTPLLHRGDVVDALRRATAPFILVGGTADSSWDGGVARRLTPHVLEIPAADHALMVPGPLARSAEALGQVCTVVEDFVR
- a CDS encoding phosphoribosyltransferase family protein; the protein is MPVELSRRLVELFGWVDPGPGASHLVSDTSGWWRDPATLAELGPALVAPFRAARPTVVVSPAVTGFLLGPLAATALGVGFVAAHKPADGRLPAGSLTWAQSPPDFRGRQVDLAVRDRHLGPGDRVLVVDDWVDTAAQVRAIYEICAARGADPVGTAAVVATCPPPVAAELRVTALLTTPDLPA
- a CDS encoding septal ring lytic transglycosylase RlpA family protein, whose product is MAGKHSRTRRFTSPAGLTASAVVAVALAVGGTVGAVRLTAGAEPARPAAIDLSPTVGTSAPATGSPTASPTVSASASPSPTASPKPSRTVQAPSRSKERTASPKPTPTAKKTTARPVIDTGSCGASFYWQGQLTANGETFDPEGMTAAHKTLPFDTKVRVTNPANGKSVIVRINDRGPFIEGRCLDLARAAFAEIASLDLGHIDVRYEVLG
- a CDS encoding PP2C family protein-serine/threonine phosphatase, whose product is MLSDVRTQLLQPGRGPLSPGSRAGLGAALVLLAIVSAVELADGRTANYIALMVAAPFLAAALASWRIVLGVGAAASVLGATFALSERTTSVATAVAVAGIALGTGIAAAVAAVRQRQAEQIAELSKLAMVAQQAVLRPLGPRVGALSVAGRYISSTATAEIGGDLYEAIETPYGVRMIIGDVRGKGLEAVRLASIVLGSYRHVAYERADLRAVVTDLDRAVARNVGDEDFVTAALVEERGGTLTIVNCGHPAPLLLRRGAVISLEPPAPAPPLGFMPVVRPRVERLEPGDRLLLFTDGLGEARRDGEFFPTADRAWRLLGHGTVGDGLASLETALVEWVHGRLDDDIALVLMEYTGSPGRATAAVPSWEVGAAEG
- a CDS encoding acyl-CoA dehydrogenase, with the protein product MTHYKSNLRDLEFNLFEVFGADRAFGQEPYSDLDVDTARSFLAEVDRLARQDLAASYQDSDRNPPVFDPATHTAPLPESFKKSYRAFMESEFWRLDLPSELDGTNAPRALWWALAELVLGSNAPVWMYASGPSFAHVLHVEGTEQQKRWAKLFIDQQWGSTMVLTEPDAGSDVGAGRARAIPQPDGSWHIEGVKRFITSGEHDLSDNIVHYVLARPVGVEGVGGPGTKGLSLFVVPKYHFDENTGELGERNGVFATNVEHKMGLKVSNTCEITFGEHGVPAKGWLLGEKHEGIRQMFMIIEYARMMVGTKAIATLSTGYLNALEYAKNRVQGADLTQMADKTAPRVAITAHPDVRRSLLLQKSYAEGLRALVLYTATWQDKVAMAEAAGDEKAIKLAKRVNDLLLPLVKGVGSERAYELLGHESLQTFGGSGFLQDYPLEQYVRDAKIDTLYEGTTAIQSLDLIFRKIVRDNGKALMAVAGEIQEFIATEAGNGQLKEERQALGKALAEIQNMLGVMTGWLGEAQGGDTRALYKVGLSSRRFLLALGDLVVGWLLQKQADVALRALAGELTATDQAFYTGKVAAARFFAREVLPRIGADRRIIETTDLDIMDLPEEAF
- a CDS encoding DUF6458 family protein, translating into MGIGSGIFLIAIGAILTFAIRANVWWVDLRAVGWVFILAGLAVLLTTLWFWQDRRKRARTLIVEENRLSHPTAMMPPPPDPPPPTAPPS
- a CDS encoding histidine phosphatase family protein; its protein translation is MTDSPHPERTLVLLRHAKAEPPTTDRPDVERPLAARGRADAAAAGAWLARHGLLPDVVLCSAAVRTRQTWHAVQLGITGSPPESGPAGPAPVIRYEPDAYEAHPEDLLHLIRQVSPTATTVLLIAHNPGMSLLSELLDPVRADPDGLRTGGLVVHRTVLPWAELSRGAAPIETRHTARG
- a CDS encoding DUF6458 family protein; amino-acid sequence: MGIGGSIFLIALGAIFAFAVEAELGWLDLSVVGWVLMLAGVAGLIVTLYYWNSRRRTVVEPVREERVVAERAVPVRDDRVVQEYREVRRPGPTI
- a CDS encoding hemolysin III family protein, translating into MTTSARPRLKPVDIGKPRMRGWLHTYAFFVALVCGIVLCSIAAARPGWTPLVSSAVYSFTVCGLFGTSALYHRRVWSTRGYAVMRRMDHSMIFLFIAGTYTPFCLLLLETRAAVMMLSIVWGGALGGVALKLIWPHANRWISAPLYLALGWVSVAMLPDILHQGGVTALVLLAVGGAIYTVGAVFYALRRPNPWPTVFGHHEFFHACTLVAAVCHHIAIYFALFA
- a CDS encoding allophanate hydrolase subunit 1, whose translation is MRIRRVGTHALLLDLAPPEATDAAAPPSRDTEVAAAVEVWRAELWRRRERGELVAVEIVPAAATVLLDGVPDPPATAALIATWTASASAARIPTAALTAASDRLVQVPVSYDGEDLSRVADHWRTDLPGVVRRLRETEFVVAFCGFAPGFGYLTGLPAELVVPRLSTPRQRVPAGSVALAGPYAGIYPTASPGGWLLVGRTEVTLFDVTADPPALLSPGTRVRLVDR